From one Paenibacillus sp. FSL K6-1330 genomic stretch:
- a CDS encoding HAMP domain-containing methyl-accepting chemotaxis protein: MSEPKTFSKGLRFKNLSIVTRNMLWTSLYIIITGVIVIGSSYYIQDFVLTKQLQSDSGKIMDTLVKSVSTEDAQAVKGQTDRNADIQKKLTKTFDELSLSHPNIAQGYIFGPELEGGNKTSIIAMPTAVLDMFAEEDLNLGDLYEQPEIHADAVREMLKTKKTVYTKGYTDNYGTWITVLHPFQDASGEIFAYLGIDVDASLIDTGKQTLIINTVFALLITLLIVLVLQYFTIRRTFAPIQALMGALDKLSKGDFTVQLKAGDDELGQVNAKFNTTVNQINELVTTIKTVSEHSAEQSKFLFSAVEVNNNKSSAITKNMEEMSERVALQSTSITESVVSLEEISSGVSTIAGNTSDLSEISVHMKEQSERGNHNVEQVIEQMNSIDHSVKNSVNIIEKLQNRSNEIGQIVQVITEISSQTNLLSLNAGIEAARAGEEGRGFAVVASEVKKLSEESRKSADQIIELVRYIQDETASAVEAISEGEQNVAKGIEVVKETGELFKGMLVATDTVTSQIQEVSAATQQMVAETEQITAAIKQLAELAERNSSVSGEIRISSQEQQASFAKIFESAEQINQVSAELEALVNKLHV, encoded by the coding sequence GTGAGTGAGCCAAAAACGTTCTCAAAAGGACTGCGTTTTAAGAATCTGAGTATTGTTACAAGAAACATGTTATGGACGAGCCTGTATATCATTATTACAGGTGTTATCGTGATTGGTTCTAGCTATTATATCCAGGATTTCGTGCTAACGAAGCAGCTGCAATCCGATTCGGGAAAAATTATGGATACCTTGGTTAAGTCCGTATCGACGGAAGATGCTCAAGCAGTGAAAGGTCAAACCGACCGCAATGCGGATATCCAAAAAAAACTTACCAAAACGTTTGATGAACTATCTCTAAGTCATCCCAACATCGCACAAGGCTATATATTTGGACCGGAGCTCGAGGGTGGTAACAAGACCTCGATTATTGCCATGCCGACGGCAGTGCTTGATATGTTTGCCGAGGAAGATTTGAATCTGGGCGACTTATACGAACAACCGGAGATCCATGCCGACGCCGTGAGAGAGATGCTGAAAACGAAAAAAACCGTCTACACCAAAGGTTATACAGACAATTATGGTACCTGGATCACCGTGCTGCATCCTTTCCAGGATGCCAGCGGCGAAATTTTTGCTTACTTGGGAATCGACGTGGATGCAAGCTTAATCGATACCGGGAAGCAGACGTTGATCATCAATACGGTTTTTGCGCTGCTGATTACCTTGCTGATCGTATTAGTACTGCAGTACTTCACCATTAGACGTACCTTCGCACCGATCCAAGCATTAATGGGGGCGCTGGACAAGCTGAGCAAAGGTGACTTCACCGTCCAATTAAAAGCTGGCGATGATGAGCTGGGGCAGGTCAATGCCAAGTTCAATACGACCGTTAATCAAATTAATGAACTTGTCACAACGATCAAAACGGTATCGGAGCACTCTGCAGAGCAGTCTAAATTCCTCTTCTCGGCTGTGGAAGTCAATAATAACAAGTCTTCCGCCATTACTAAAAATATGGAGGAAATGTCGGAACGAGTTGCGCTGCAGAGCACTTCCATTACCGAAAGCGTGGTTTCACTTGAGGAAATCTCATCTGGCGTATCAACGATTGCCGGCAATACATCGGATCTTTCCGAGATATCCGTGCATATGAAGGAGCAATCGGAACGCGGTAATCACAATGTGGAGCAGGTGATCGAGCAGATGAATTCGATTGATCATTCGGTTAAAAACTCGGTGAATATCATCGAAAAGCTTCAGAACCGTTCAAATGAGATCGGTCAGATCGTGCAGGTTATTACCGAAATTTCCTCTCAGACAAATCTGTTATCACTCAATGCCGGAATCGAAGCGGCAAGAGCGGGCGAAGAGGGCCGCGGTTTTGCTGTGGTCGCCAGCGAAGTTAAGAAACTTTCGGAGGAATCAAGAAAATCCGCAGACCAAATCATTGAATTGGTTCGATACATTCAGGATGAAACGGCATCTGCGGTAGAAGCCATCAGCGAAGGGGAACAAAACGTCGCCAAGGGAATTGAGGTTGTCAAAGAAACCGGTGAGCTGTTTAAAGGCATGCTGGTGGCAACCGATACAGTGACCAGTCAAATTCAAGAGGTGTCTGCAGCTACCCAGCAAATGGTTGCCGAGACCGAACAGATTACGGCAGCGATTAAACAACTGGCTGAGCTCGCAGAGAGAAACTCGTCTGTGTCGGGTGAGATCCGGATTAGTAGCCAGGAACAGCAGGCATCCTTTGCCAAAATCTTCGAGTCTGCGGAGCAGATTAACCAGGTTTCCGCTGAGCTGGAGGCCCTTGTAAACAAATTGCATGTGTAG
- a CDS encoding YwqG family protein: MKLNEHNLIKMQNIIQEHEFEHAADYLIEHTRQGIRLSKQGEEDYASSCNSRIGGDPDLPEGMEWPLTSDGTPMTFLAQLQLRDLAAHDATASLPHSGVLYFFVGVDEPAYNIEHRVLYLAEDQTAAASRCRAPEGTALDEEFAGYRIEARATLEPPNYAYVDDELVEDDEHDFESYEDLCHQLTGQDSDDIATIFGYPSTQHGDCEHEAALMLLTGSEYNYSMEAAVQQIADHCGGNAEQAQQEIRDTLLLLAIDSDDEIGFCWWDAGELQFFIRKEDLLARNFERTYCSLYSS; encoded by the coding sequence ATGAAGCTAAATGAACACAACTTGATCAAGATGCAAAATATCATCCAAGAGCACGAATTTGAACATGCAGCAGACTATTTGATCGAACATACTCGGCAAGGCATACGTTTATCCAAACAGGGAGAGGAGGACTATGCCAGCTCGTGCAATTCACGGATTGGCGGAGACCCCGATCTTCCTGAAGGAATGGAATGGCCGCTGACTTCGGATGGTACACCGATGACGTTTTTGGCACAGCTGCAGTTGAGGGATTTGGCAGCTCACGATGCCACGGCTTCACTTCCGCATAGCGGAGTTCTGTATTTCTTCGTTGGCGTTGATGAACCTGCTTATAACATTGAACACCGGGTGTTGTATCTGGCCGAGGATCAGACAGCGGCCGCTAGTCGATGCCGGGCGCCTGAGGGGACCGCGTTAGATGAAGAATTCGCAGGCTACCGTATTGAAGCAAGAGCCACACTTGAGCCCCCGAATTACGCTTATGTGGATGATGAGCTTGTCGAGGATGATGAGCATGATTTTGAATCTTACGAGGATCTGTGTCATCAATTGACGGGGCAGGATTCTGACGACATCGCGACGATCTTTGGCTACCCTTCTACCCAGCATGGAGATTGTGAGCACGAGGCTGCTTTAATGCTGTTAACGGGATCAGAGTACAATTACTCCATGGAGGCGGCTGTGCAGCAGATTGCCGATCATTGCGGCGGCAACGCGGAACAGGCTCAGCAGGAGATTCGGGATACACTGCTGCTGCTGGCCATCGATTCGGACGACGAGATAGGATTTTGCTGGTGGGATGCGGGTGAACTGCAATTTTTCATCCGAAAAGAGGACTTGCTGGCCAGAAATTTCGAACGCACGTATTGTTCGCTGTACTCAAGCTGA
- a CDS encoding carbohydrate ABC transporter permease, translating into MKNIRWIPKLVLTLLLGLVAVVMLVPILLTFTNSLMTEQEIGRNYDLLGQMIDVAKGGKDAFVNLKIIPDWLSFGQYAEVLVLTTKFLRMFWNSVALVVPIVAGQAVVASLAAYAFAKLRFIGRDKLFMLYLMTMLMPFQVTLVPNYIVIDKLGLMNHTAAIILPGIFGAFGVFMMRQFMAHIPGAYSEAAMMDGGGAWVIFWRIILPLAKPGLAALTVLLFVDYWNMIEQPLIFLQDSYKQPLSLYLAQINKDALGIGFAASALYMAPMILLFLYAESYFIEGVQLSGIKG; encoded by the coding sequence ATGAAAAATATACGGTGGATTCCAAAGCTGGTACTGACGCTGCTGCTCGGATTGGTAGCCGTTGTCATGCTGGTACCGATTCTGCTTACCTTTACGAACTCCCTGATGACGGAGCAAGAGATTGGGCGGAATTACGACCTTCTGGGGCAGATGATCGACGTTGCGAAGGGTGGCAAGGATGCGTTCGTGAATCTGAAGATTATTCCTGATTGGCTATCCTTTGGACAGTATGCCGAGGTACTGGTTCTAACCACAAAATTTCTAAGGATGTTCTGGAATTCCGTCGCCTTGGTCGTGCCGATTGTTGCCGGACAGGCGGTCGTCGCCTCGCTTGCGGCTTATGCCTTTGCCAAACTTCGCTTCATCGGAAGGGACAAGCTGTTCATGCTTTATTTAATGACCATGCTTATGCCGTTTCAGGTAACGCTTGTTCCGAATTATATCGTTATAGACAAGCTTGGACTTATGAACCATACCGCCGCCATTATTTTACCTGGCATCTTTGGAGCTTTTGGCGTCTTTATGATGCGACAATTCATGGCCCATATTCCCGGAGCGTATTCTGAAGCGGCCATGATGGACGGTGGAGGAGCATGGGTCATCTTCTGGCGTATTATCCTGCCGCTGGCGAAGCCTGGTCTGGCCGCGCTGACGGTTCTATTGTTCGTCGACTATTGGAACATGATCGAGCAGCCGCTCATATTTTTGCAAGATTCCTATAAACAGCCACTGTCTCTATATCTTGCACAGATTAACAAAGACGCACTGGGAATCGGTTTTGCCGCATCGGCATTGTATATGGCACCTATGATTCTGCTATTCCTGTATGCCGAGTCTTATTTTATTGAAGGCGTTCAATTGTCGGGCATAAAAGGTTAG
- a CDS encoding IS5 family transposase (programmed frameshift): MRRYEIRDDQWEKIKDLLPPERKPQGGRPPKDHRHMLNAMLWIARTGAPWRDLPEYYGSWSSVYSRFRRWQIAGIWDKILEHVSIEPDWESVMIDATIVRVHQHGSGAKGGASKQAIGRSRGGLTTKIHAVVDALGNPLRFKLTGGQCHDSVTGYEMLKQMDLTKKQVLADRAYDTNQILHLLEQQSATPVIPSKKNRRKLRKWDKEIYKERHLIECFFNKVKHYRRLATRFDKLASSFKAFLTLASIMVWLA; encoded by the exons ATGAGACGATATGAAATACGAGACGACCAATGGGAAAAGATTAAGGACCTACTGCCACCGGAACGAAAACCACAAGGAGGGAGACCCCCGAAAGACCATCGTCATATGCTGAATGCCATGTTATGGATTGCACGCACCGGTGCCCCTTGGCGGGATTTACCGGAATACTACGGCTCTTGGTCCAGCGTTTACAGCCGATTTCGCCGCTGGCAAATCGCCGGCATTTGGGACAAAATTTTAGAGCATGTCTCCATTGAACCTGATTGGGAAAGCGTCATGATTGACGCGACAATCGTCCGTGTCCACCAACATGGATCGGGAGCAAAAGGGGGGGCCTCAA AGCAAGCAATAGGGCGTTCTCGTGGCGGACTAACCACCAAAATTCATGCCGTGGTTGATGCTTTAGGTAATCCCCTACGCTTTAAGCTAACAGGAGGTCAATGCCACGATTCGGTAACCGGCTACGAGATGTTAAAACAGATGGATCTAACTAAAAAACAAGTTTTGGCTGATCGAGCGTACGACACCAATCAAATTCTTCATTTGTTAGAGCAACAATCAGCTACGCCTGTGATACCCAGTAAGAAAAATCGACGCAAACTAAGAAAATGGGATAAAGAAATTTACAAAGAACGGCATCTCATTGAATGTTTTTTCAATAAAGTAAAACATTATCGTCGGTTGGCGACTCGCTTTGATAAGTTAGCAAGCTCTTTCAAGGCTTTTTTAACGCTGGCATCCATTATGGTCTGGCTCGCTTAG
- a CDS encoding thioredoxin family protein has product MKEMEELTSIDAIERFIDNHTFSFLYVSRQDCSVCHAILPKLRVLLDRFPRISLGHIQGEAVGEIASRYLIFTAPALLLFVEGKELLREDRFVQFGALERKLENLMDLLS; this is encoded by the coding sequence ATGAAAGAAATGGAAGAACTGACGTCGATAGACGCCATAGAACGGTTTATTGACAACCACACGTTCAGTTTTTTATACGTATCGAGACAAGATTGCAGTGTGTGCCATGCCATATTACCCAAGCTAAGAGTGCTGTTAGACCGGTTTCCGCGCATTTCATTGGGACATATCCAGGGCGAAGCAGTAGGGGAGATAGCCTCAAGATATTTGATTTTCACGGCACCGGCCCTTCTCTTGTTCGTTGAAGGAAAAGAGCTTCTGAGAGAAGATCGATTTGTACAGTTTGGCGCGTTAGAACGGAAATTGGAAAACTTGATGGATCTCCTTAGCTAG
- the ytxJ gene encoding bacillithiol system redox-active protein YtxJ, whose product MQWNEITTIEEWETILKKSSERGQVILKHSTTCPVSSNALSEFESYLKKAPNGDVDYTLVKVIESRPVSNKIAEDLNVKHESPQIIYVKDQAKYWTASHWAVTSAHISAVLD is encoded by the coding sequence ATGCAATGGAATGAAATTACGACAATAGAAGAATGGGAAACGATTCTGAAAAAATCTTCCGAGCGCGGCCAAGTTATTTTGAAGCATAGTACGACTTGTCCGGTTAGCTCTAATGCTCTTTCGGAGTTTGAATCTTACTTGAAAAAGGCGCCAAACGGCGATGTGGATTACACACTGGTTAAAGTCATTGAATCCCGCCCGGTTTCCAATAAAATTGCCGAGGATTTGAACGTAAAGCATGAATCGCCGCAAATTATCTACGTGAAGGATCAAGCGAAATATTGGACGGCTTCACACTGGGCGGTTACGTCTGCGCACATATCAGCGGTATTAGACTGA
- a CDS encoding GNAT family N-acetyltransferase yields MKIREAKLEDYPELREIFLASRRENFHWADANEMALGDFDKQTEKEFILLAEENTIILGFTALYLPDNFIHHLFVHPDHAGKGVGRQLLDAAIESMRKPIRLKCVSANHKALKFYENNGWERVVEEEKHGEKYWVMEFR; encoded by the coding sequence TTGAAGATAAGAGAGGCTAAGCTTGAGGATTACCCTGAGCTTAGGGAAATATTCTTGGCATCACGACGTGAAAATTTTCATTGGGCGGATGCAAACGAGATGGCGTTGGGCGATTTTGATAAGCAAACGGAAAAAGAATTTATACTATTGGCAGAGGAAAATACGATTATCCTTGGATTTACTGCGCTATATTTGCCAGACAACTTTATCCATCATTTATTCGTTCACCCGGATCATGCTGGCAAGGGAGTGGGTAGACAATTGCTTGATGCTGCGATTGAGAGCATGAGAAAGCCGATCCGATTGAAGTGTGTATCCGCAAATCACAAGGCGCTGAAATTCTACGAAAACAACGGCTGGGAAAGAGTGGTTGAGGAAGAGAAGCACGGCGAAAAGTATTGGGTTATGGAATTCAGATAA
- a CDS encoding class I SAM-dependent methyltransferase — MKEKVIEAYDKLAGDYERHVDSQSGHNAYYERPAMLKVLPADMEQMTVLDAGCAAGWYTEQFIIRGARVTAVDLSPAMVEACKRRVGNEATVFACDITEDLPFEDEAFDLIVSSLTLHYIEDWTPTFREFQRVLKPGGSLIFSVHHPFMDVKHFDRTDYFARELLTEVWNKQESGPVEVTFYRRPIQEIINVTSSWFRIEQIVEPQPNLAHKDNPEAAEWVAKWFDRLMTNPHFLIVKANKS; from the coding sequence ATGAAGGAGAAGGTCATTGAGGCATACGATAAGCTGGCTGGAGACTACGAAAGACATGTTGATTCGCAGAGCGGGCATAATGCTTATTACGAAAGGCCAGCCATGCTCAAAGTGTTACCGGCGGATATGGAGCAAATGACCGTCCTAGATGCTGGTTGTGCCGCAGGATGGTATACGGAGCAATTTATTATACGAGGGGCCAGGGTTACAGCGGTTGATCTGAGCCCGGCGATGGTGGAAGCCTGTAAGAGACGAGTCGGCAATGAAGCGACTGTATTTGCATGTGATATAACCGAAGACCTGCCCTTTGAAGATGAGGCGTTTGATCTTATCGTAAGTTCATTGACGCTTCACTACATCGAGGATTGGACGCCGACCTTTCGCGAATTTCAGCGAGTGCTGAAACCTGGTGGAAGTTTGATTTTCTCCGTTCATCATCCTTTTATGGATGTTAAACATTTTGACCGAACAGACTACTTTGCTCGTGAGTTATTGACGGAGGTTTGGAACAAACAGGAGTCTGGACCCGTAGAGGTTACTTTCTATAGAAGACCGATTCAAGAAATCATTAACGTAACTTCATCTTGGTTTAGAATCGAACAGATCGTTGAGCCGCAGCCCAATTTAGCGCATAAGGACAATCCGGAAGCTGCGGAATGGGTGGCCAAATGGTTTGATCGCCTAATGACGAACCCTCATTTTCTGATTGTGAAAGCTAATAAATCGTAA
- a CDS encoding biotin/lipoyl-binding protein: protein MEEVISRSRKRKVSITAGLFTGLLLILTFAGNTLQALTLPKVVITSVNKGSLVHSYVGRSTINPKEERELIHPSGWKVDKVLVKKGEMVRKGQVLIQYDGSEVKQQIAVEQSALKKLNLSMELLEYNVIQAMQEEDESLLISATSAYETAKLDIAAQQQQIENLKHSLSVNRQIVAPFDGIVIEIGAMEGLGSTGKPDITMSHLAKGYGLEMYVPSGIAATLSVGDVLDNIMLEGKEEPSITGEIERIEEDMNSLSPDVDEDAEKSSSSMTRLFVKLKGSGLSGGEQVRISIVKTKSNEGILIPNKAVHKDSEGAYVYTIKETQGPLGNAYYAVRTSIQITDSNSHTIAVGGGLFDQQEIIVDSSDLIMDGTRVNVYNQN, encoded by the coding sequence TTGGAAGAGGTAATTTCCCGGTCAAGAAAACGCAAGGTTAGCATAACAGCCGGACTGTTCACAGGTCTTCTGCTTATACTGACTTTTGCAGGTAACACCCTACAAGCCTTGACGCTGCCTAAGGTAGTGATTACATCGGTAAACAAAGGCTCGCTGGTTCATTCCTATGTCGGCCGATCGACGATAAATCCAAAGGAGGAGAGGGAACTTATCCATCCTTCGGGCTGGAAAGTCGATAAGGTGCTCGTTAAAAAAGGTGAGATGGTGCGTAAAGGACAAGTTCTTATACAATATGATGGCAGTGAGGTTAAGCAGCAGATTGCTGTGGAGCAGTCTGCTCTGAAGAAGCTGAATCTATCCATGGAACTTCTCGAATATAATGTCATTCAAGCGATGCAGGAAGAAGATGAGTCTCTTCTTATAAGTGCCACCAGCGCGTACGAAACGGCAAAGCTTGATATTGCTGCACAACAGCAGCAGATCGAGAACCTGAAACACTCTCTTTCAGTTAATCGGCAGATCGTTGCCCCTTTTGACGGTATTGTTATAGAGATTGGTGCGATGGAGGGATTAGGTTCTACCGGGAAACCGGATATCACGATGAGCCATTTGGCAAAAGGGTATGGGTTAGAAATGTATGTACCGTCAGGTATCGCTGCCACGCTGAGCGTAGGGGATGTTCTGGATAACATCATGCTTGAAGGCAAGGAAGAACCATCAATTACGGGTGAGATTGAAAGGATAGAAGAGGATATGAACTCGCTCAGTCCCGATGTTGACGAAGACGCTGAGAAATCAAGCAGTTCCATGACACGTTTGTTCGTTAAACTAAAAGGGAGTGGGCTATCCGGTGGCGAACAAGTGAGGATCAGTATAGTCAAAACTAAGAGCAACGAAGGGATCCTCATACCGAATAAAGCCGTTCACAAGGACAGCGAGGGCGCTTATGTCTACACCATAAAAGAAACACAAGGCCCTCTCGGCAATGCATATTATGCTGTTCGCACGTCAATTCAAATTACCGATTCCAACAGCCATACCATTGCCGTTGGAGGTGGTCTATTCGATCAACAGGAAATCATTGTGGACAGCAGCGATCTAATTATGGATGGAACACGTGTCAACGTTTATAACCAGAACTAA